The following proteins are co-located in the Gemmatimonadales bacterium genome:
- a CDS encoding protein arginine kinase, whose translation MIDLSLLTDGGVGWLDASGPLNNLVLSTRVRLARNLAGNVFQTRSSETDRERILDTIQRAARETVLLRRAALFRLDRLERTDRQLLHERHLVSKELAGLEADGRVRSGASLLVQDRIGVMVNEEDHLRLQGLHSGFALDAAYAEVERLDAELGQRLPFAFHSEFGYLTSCPTNVGTGLRASVLIHLPGLVLTKEISKVLQGLAQVGLTFRGLYGEGSEVVGNFFQLSNQTTLGKSESELLDHLGKMVRQVIDYEEQARQVLVRDAPAIIEDKVWRAYGLLRYARSLSFEEAMNLLSGVRLGVGMGLIPGVGMYTLNKLLVYTQPAHLAAGQGSGAGPAADAEIPIRRAQYVRRMLEEEVGRRG comes from the coding sequence CGGGCAACGTCTTCCAGACGCGAAGCAGCGAAACCGACCGCGAGCGCATCCTCGACACGATACAGCGGGCAGCGCGAGAGACGGTGCTGCTCCGGCGCGCGGCGCTCTTCCGCCTCGACCGATTGGAACGCACCGACCGGCAGCTCCTGCACGAGCGGCACCTCGTCAGCAAGGAATTGGCGGGCCTCGAGGCCGATGGGCGGGTGCGGAGCGGAGCCTCGCTCCTCGTTCAGGACCGCATCGGCGTGATGGTGAACGAGGAAGATCACCTGAGGCTCCAGGGTCTGCATTCGGGCTTCGCGCTCGATGCCGCGTACGCCGAAGTGGAACGGCTCGACGCGGAGTTGGGACAACGACTTCCCTTCGCATTCCACTCTGAGTTTGGTTACCTTACCTCTTGCCCCACGAACGTCGGGACGGGGCTCCGTGCATCGGTGCTGATCCACCTGCCGGGGCTGGTGCTCACCAAGGAGATCTCGAAGGTTCTCCAAGGGCTGGCACAGGTGGGCCTCACCTTCCGCGGGCTGTACGGCGAGGGGAGCGAAGTCGTCGGCAACTTCTTCCAGCTCTCCAACCAGACCACGCTCGGCAAGTCCGAGTCGGAATTGCTCGATCACCTGGGTAAGATGGTGCGCCAGGTCATCGACTACGAAGAGCAGGCGCGGCAGGTGCTGGTCCGGGACGCGCCGGCCATCATCGAAGACAAGGTCTGGCGCGCGTACGGTTTGTTGCGCTACGCGCGGTCGCTCTCCTTCGAGGAGGCGATGAACCTGCTGAGCGGGGTCCGGCTCGGCGTGGGGATGGGGCTGATCCCGGGCGTTGGGATGTACACGCTGAACAAGCTGCTGGTCTACACGCAGCCGGCGCACCTCGCGGCGGGGCAGGGCTCGGGAGCCGGGCCGGCCGCCGACGCGGAGATCCCGATTCGGCGGGCCCAATACGTGCGGCGGATGCTTGAAGAGGAAGTCGGCCGGCGCGGGTAG